Within Triticum dicoccoides isolate Atlit2015 ecotype Zavitan chromosome 1B, WEW_v2.0, whole genome shotgun sequence, the genomic segment GCGGAACTGACGTGGAGGCCAACCGGACGATTGGCCAGCGATCCGGCAATGAGAGCTCGCCTGATTCGGCTTAGGGTTTGGGTTCAGGGGTGTGAACATAATCGAACATAAAGCTCTatatgtttcctcgatgatttttttgaaagaaaatacAATATGCCTTTATTTACCATTGATTGATCCGCAGAGAGCATCTGACGCTGCCCCATATGAATGGATCAATCTTGTGGATAAATGGTACTTTTGTCTATTTCATTATAACCCATATAGTTGCCTTGTATGATCAAAACATTGAACCTGGATTCTATCTTGGACCTGGGAGGAAAAACCCAACTGGGTTTGCATTAGCATGATGCAGCAGGGAGGAAAAATAGCCTGCATACTATTGTTATCCGATCGCTATCTTAGCATACATTGTATATGTGTAGTGTAATCCGCAGCATTAAATTGGCATGACAGATGCTGCCAAAGGTGTTAGGCTAGCATGCGTCTGACATATATGTTTAATGAAAACAATGGGCAAAACTAATCTACTTAACTAAGTCCCAAAATATAAACTCTGAAATATAAGCAAGAGCACAAAGAACTGAAAACCACTGATCTGGATACTGATATCCTGGTACACATTGAACGACACAACCGAAGTTTCTTCTCCTCTACATTTAATAAAATAGACGAATGTAGGTAGGTGGACTGGGTGAAGTGTGTAACCTGCAGTGGCAATGCCACATACAGTCGGCATGAGAAATTAAGAGTCCATTCATCTTGCGCAAAAACCTTCTTTTTTGCTTCTTTCTAATGATTTCCAACCTTTACTGTACTAAGCAAAACATATCTTAAATTTTTGAATCAGTATGTTCATCAGAAGGAACTAAAAACATCTACTACCAAATATTATTAGAGTTAGTCTCTCCAAGTTCAGAACCACTAAATGGCAATGGAAATTACCGGTGCAATTTTTTACAGAGCAAGATGATGTGCCAGGAAAGCTAAAAGTGGTATTTCACAGAGAATAATAATGTAAAGACAATATCGGCGGGAGCTACTGGGTGGGACACTAAAAAAACTGAAATATATACACCATCTTTAGAAGGCGGGATTTGCAACAATCAATTGATTAATGAAAGGTTGAACCATCTAAAAGCATACGGAAAAATAAAACTAACATGTCCAGAGTTCCTTTGGTATGTGTGTGCTTGACAGCCTCGTGTGTAGTCTTGCTCTTGCATAAATATGATTCCAGCAATCAATCGCGGAACAGGATTGCTTCCTATAGCTGAATCAATCAGCCAGTCCTTCAGGCTGGAGATCGCACCTTCCTTCAAAGTCGCACAAAGTAATGAATATAAGCATTTCAGTATATCAAAGAAATCTGGGGAAAAACTAACTGGGGTGACACACATCACCACTCATTTTCTTATTTTTACCTACAGGAATAAAATGTTGGCGTGGCATGCAACAAATGAGTAAACTGTTTCAATCAAGTGAAATGCATTATAAGTACATTATCATTTTCTTCAATGGAACTTTGGTAGCTACACCCAAGCTTTCACTTTCCTGGAATGAATGACTACCTTTTAAAAGCATGATCTATTATGGTCTTAGTAGTAAGCAACTCGGATAGAAGCATAGGCTAATGTGAGGCAGTTACACACGCCGCAAAAGCATCCCAAAGACGGATGTTTTTCACGCAAGCTATATTAGTAGAGAAACTATTGCTCAGCTTTGTAATATCGTaaccagaaaaaagaaaaagaagcctaTGAAAAATTGCACAGGAGCACATATTAACAGAAGGAAAATCAGACTAAATTATAAAATCATATAACTTAGTCCTAGAATCTTTTGGTATAAGGAGTGAAGAAATGTTTGTAGTCTCAAGAGCCTCGTCGGTATGAAATCTTTCAACTATTTTGTTACACGTGTCAACATCCCTCAGTTCCAGTAGCAGCAATCAAGAGTCAAGAATAAATCAGATTGGTACTTAAACAAATGACAAATTTTAAGCTCCAGTTAAGTCAAGCATATATAAAAAAACATGCCCCTGAACTTCATTTTCGTCATTTGGGGGGATGTAATATACGATAGCATACATCAAGAAATAGTAGATGAATGTTCTTTTCAGGCTTAATTCTTTTCAGCATATATACGACCATTGTTTTTTCCTGTAAATACACTGATGTACTACCATCTCATTGCAAATTATATATTGTGCCAAGGAAAAATTGTTTTACTTTTCAGCATATATATACAATCATACGGTAGTCACACGTATAAGCAGCACcacaaaaacaaacacacaaacacgACACCCGGAAAAACAGGAATACAAAGGAATTAGCACGATAATAAGCAGTAAACAAATAGGGTAGAAAATTGCAGCTCTTAGGGAAGAACAACAAGGACATACCTAAAATACTATCAAAAGGGGTGAAACAATTACCTGAGAGGGTGAGGCGGCATGGTACAGATTTGGTTCTCTGAAATAAATCATTAGCCATTAACAAAAAAAAATCATCACACATGGCCAGAGATGTGAATGACCAACATATTAAAATCTCCCTCTTAAAGCTTGCAAGCCAGTAATATAGGTAGCAACGATGTATTCCCCGGCACATTGAGGGAGGAAAGGAGAAACACATGGTCTGTGAGGAGAACGAACTACAACCATGAAGGACTAACAGATCTGACACGTACCTCAACCAGCTTGCTGGCGGCGCCGCCTCCATGACGAACCACGACGGCCTCCTCCATCTCCCCAGCAGCTCAAGCCCACCGCGACCAACCCGTTGCTTCCTGTCCTTGGCACCTATGTCCCCTGCTCCTTGCAACGATGGCGgcatgggagagagagggagaggaggaggagaggtgggaGCGCAAAGATCTGCGCCCGATCCAGAACCACGGCACGCGGCGAGTGATGCCGGTGACCTGCACCTCGAGCGCCGGGGAGAGAAGGCCGCGTCGGCCGCTGCATGGAGCCGGCGGCATGACGGTAGGGAAGGAGGGGATCGGGGGAGGAGAGAGCACAGGAGAGAAGGCAAGAGCGGAGATATTTTCACTGGTGGGTGCAAACGAGGACAGTAAAAGAATGCCCATCCAATCCACGAACACCCCTGGCAACCCACGATCGATCGCCCAAGTCTTTCACACGGACACATGCACGCACACGCCGTCGCTGCAAGGCTAGCCCGCGTGCAAGGCTGGCCTATGCATCAGTGACTTTAGCTCGGCTATGCGGTGTACAGAAGAACGACCGTCCAGATATTAACCAGGTCGACAGAAGGTACGGTGAAAACGCCAGCGAGGTAAATCGAGCGTACAGGATTCGCTGAAAACGTCGATGGCTCTGGTATGGCGGGTTGGCTAGAGGGGTTTATATGTTCAATTGGTGGTCCATTTGTAGCATGATGTTTGTTGTAGATGTATGTTCGTGCTCATAGATTGTCGGGTATGCTCAGTATGAAGCGATGAACCATATGTGCTTAGTATGATAGTGATGAAGCATGTGCTTGCTATGATAGTgatgaaccatgtacatgtatgTTCCTGCTTATTGTCAATGTGTGCTATGATTGTAGGACATGATCACGCAGACACAAGATCTTAGTCAGGCCATTGTCCTGTCCGACAGCCAGTTTGCTCCATCGTTTGTCGAGGActcgcatgttggggaacgtagcatgcaatttgaaaaaaattcctgcgatcacgcaagatctatctaggagatgcatagcaacgagagggggagagtgtgtccacgtaccctcatagaccaaaagcggaagcgttggttaatgcggttgatgtagtcgaacgtcttcatgatccaagtaccgaacatatgacacctccgtgttcagcacacgttcagctcgatgacatcccttgaactcttgatccagtagagggtcgaggaagagttccattagcacgacggtgtggcgatggtgttgatgatgtgatccgcgcagggcttcgcctaagcactatgacgctatgaccggaggagtaaactatggaagggggcactgcacacgactaagagaattcttggtgtgcctttggggtgccccctggccacgtatataaaggaggcggaggaggaggccggcggccaaggagggcgcgccaagggggggggtcctacttggaatcctagtccaagtaggattcgacccccCTCCTTCCAAtcaacggagaggggaaaggggatggaagagagggagaaggaaagagggggccgcaccccctcccattGTCTAATTCAGATTGGGGCAAGGGATGGCACGCGCCACCtcccgtggcctgcctcctctcctccactatggcctaATAGGCCNNNNNNNNNNNNNNNNNNNNNNNNNNNNNNNNNNNNNNNNNNNNNNNNNNNNNNNNNNNNNNNNNNNNNNNNNNNNNNNNNNNNNNNNNNNNNNNNNNNNNNNNNNNNNNNNNNNNNNNNNNNNNNNNNNNNNNNNNNNNNNNNNNNNNNNNNNNNNNNNNNNNNNNNNNNNNNNNNNNNNNNNNNNNNNNNNNNNNNNNNNNNNNNNNNNNNNNNNNNNNNNNNNNNNNNNNNNNNNNNNNNNNNNNNNNNNNNNNNNNNNNNNNNNNNNNNNNNNNNNNNNggtgagggagtcctagattagggggtccttggacagccggactatatacttatgtcggactgttggactatgaagatacaagattgaagacttcgtcccgtgtccgggtgggactctcctttgcatggaaggcaagcttggaaattcagatatgtagatttccttctctataactgactctgtgtaatcctagctccctccggtgtctatataaaccggagggtttagtccgtaggacaacaacaatcataatcataggctagcttctagggtttagcctctgtgatctcgtggtagatcaactcttgtaatactcatatcatcaagatcaatcaagcaggaagtagggtattaccttcatagagagggcccgaacctgggtaaaacattgtgtcccccgcctcatgttaccttagccttagacgcacagttcgggaccccctacctgagatccgctggttttgacaccgacattggtgctttcattgagagttccactgtgacgtcgaaaaaaggtttgatggctcgcctcgttatcgaggacaacatcacctctgggggagccctggctttaggccaaaccctccgactaggcggcttcatcatgaccgcccgctcggccgccatgccgatgatgacttcttgggtcatcaaaaatagcctccacattgatacgtctccaacgtatctataatttttgattgttccatgctattatattacccgttttggatatttatggactttactttacacttttatatcatttttgggctaacctactaaccggaggcccaacccgtattgctgttttttttgcctatttcagtgtttcgaagaaaaggaataccaaatggagtccaaacggaatgaaacctttgggagcgatctttttggaacaaacatgatccagaggacttggagtgcaagtcaagaagcaatcgaggaggccacgagggtggagggcgccccccctactgggcgcgccccctatctcatgggcccctcgggcgtccatcgacctacttcttcctcctatatatacccacgtaccccaagaacatcaggggcgaccacgaaaaactatttcagcCACCATAACCTTAtgtatctacgagatcccatcttggggccttcgcggcgctccaccggagggggaatcaaccacgaagggcttctacatcaacaccatagcctctccgatgagttgtgagtagtttaccagagaccttcgggtccatagttattagctagatggcttcttctctctctttgaatctcaataccatgttctccttgatattcttggagatctaattgatgtaactctttttgcggtgtgtttgtcgagatccgatgaattgtgggtttatgatcaagtttatctatgagaaatatttgaatctcctttgaattcttttatgtgtgattaagttatctttgcaagtctctttgaattatcagtttggtttggcctactagattgatctttcttgcaatgggagaagtgcttagctttgggttcaatcctgcggtgtcctttcccagtgacagcaggggcagcaaggcacgtattgtattgttgccatcgagaataaaaggatggggtttatatcatattgcatgagtttatccttctacatcatgtcatctttcttaacgcgttactctgttctttatgaacttaatactctagatgcatgctggatagcgatcgatgtgtggagtaatagtagtagatgcaggcaggagtcggtctacttgtcatggacgtgatgcctatatacatgatcatgcctagataatctcttcgcttttctatcaattgctcgatagtaatttgttcacccaccataatgcttatgctatcttgagagaagccactagtgaaatctatggcccccgggtctatcttttatcttataagctttcaatctacttttatttgcatctttacttttccaatctatattataaaataccaaaatatatttatcttatcatattatctctatcagatctcacttttgcaagtggtcgtgaagggattgacaacccctttattgcgttggttgcgagttcttgtttgtttgtgtaggtgcgtgggacttttgaggagcctcctactggattgataccttggttctcaaaatttgagggaaatgcttatgctactattgctgcatcacccttttctctttaaggaaaaccaacgcaagctcaagtcgtagcaagaaggatttctggcgccgttgccggggaggtcttctctcaagtcaagacataccaattttcaagttttgggtaaagatttgatggattatggaataaggagtggcaagagcctaagcttggggatgcccaaggcaccccaagatattcaagaatggcCAAaatcctatgcttggggatgccccggaaggcatcccctctttcgtcttcgtttatcggtaactttacttggagctatgtttttattcgccacatgatatgtgttttgcttggagcgtcttgtatgatattagtatttgctttttagttttccacaatcatccttgctgcacacaccttttgggagaagcccacttgattagaatttattagaatactctatgcgcttcacttatatcttttgagctagatagtttttgctctagtgcttcacttatatattttagagcacggcggtggcttaattttgaagaaattgttgatctctcatgcttcacttatattattttgagagtcttttagaacatcatggtatttgttttggttataaatttggtcctagaatgatgagcatccaagttgggtagaataaaaactatcataaaaagtgcataaaacactaggatcaatttgatgcttgataattgttttgagatatagaggtggtaatgttagagtcatgctagtgggtaattatgaaattgagaaatacttgtgttgaagtcggCAAAtccctagcatgcacgtatggtaaaagttgtgtgacaaatttgttgaatgaggtgctcttttgattgtcttccttatgagtggcagtcggggacgagtgatggtcttttcctaccaatctatccctctaggggcatgtgtagtagtactttgcttcgagggcaagcagacttttgcaataagtatatgagttctttcgactaatgttgaatccatggattatacgcaccctcacctttccaccattgctagcctctcttgtgccgtgcaactttcgccggtaccatacacccatcatataccttcctcaaaacagccaccatacctacctattatggcatttccatagccattccgagatatgttgccatgcaactttccaccgttccgttattatgacacgctccaacaatgtcatattgctcttttcatgatcatgtagttgacatcgtatttgtggcaaggccaccctcataattttcatacatgtcactcttgattcattgcatatcccagtacaccgccggaggcattcatatagagtcatattttgttctaagtgttgagttgtaattctcgagttgtaaattaataaaagtgtgatgatcttcattattagagcattgtcccaagtgaggaaaggatgatgaagactatgattcccccacaagtcgggatgagacttcggactttaaataaaaaaataaaaaaaaagaggccaaagagcccatcaaataaaaaaaagaaaggccaaataaaaaaagagaaaggccaaataaaaaaagataaaaaaatgagagaaaaagagagaagggacaatgctactatctcttttccacacgtgtgcttcgaaatagcaccatgatcttcatggtagagagtcccttgtgttgtcactttcttgtactagtgggaatttttcattatagaacttggcttgtatattccaatgatgggcttccccaaaatgccctaggtcttcatgagcaagcgagttggatgcacacccacttagtttcttttgttgagctttcgtacatttatatctctagtgcatccgttacatggcaatccatactcactcacattgatatatattgatgggcatctccatagcccattgatacgcctagttgatgtgagactatcttctctcatttttgtcctcacaaccaccaccatatacc encodes:
- the LOC119347467 gene encoding coatomer subunit epsilon-1-like isoform X2, encoding MPPSLQGAGDIGAKDRKQRVGRGGLELLGRWRRPSWFVMEAAPPASWLREPNLYHAASPSQEGAISSLKDWLIDSAIGSNPVPRLIAGIIFMQEQDYTRGCQAHTYQRNSGHVQDRIQVQCFDHTRQLYGL
- the LOC119347467 gene encoding coatomer subunit epsilon-2-like isoform X1; amino-acid sequence: MPPSLQGAGDIGAKDRKQRVGRGGLELLGRWRRPSWFVMEAAPPASWLREPNLYHAASPSQEGAISSLKDWLIDSAIGSNPVPRLIAGIIFMQEQDYTRGCQAHTYQRNSGHYFQVNYTESKLKDYMTQIMIHSTSGLQTVFYTPIVASC
- the LOC119347467 gene encoding coatomer subunit epsilon-2-like isoform X3 produces the protein MEEAVVVRHGGGAASKLVEEGAISSLKDWLIDSAIGSNPVPRLIAGIIFMQEQDYTRGCQAHTYQRNSGHYFQVNYTESKLKDYMTQIMIHSTSGLQTVFYTPIVASC